The Mycolicibacterium mageritense genome contains a region encoding:
- a CDS encoding YbaK/EbsC family protein, giving the protein MKVGNLTFTPVTEALDLVGAPVQRYLGEHDPAGLWASAIDPSLADTAQFCRHYDIGLDASANCVVVEARRADRTWHAACLVLATARADVNGIVRKRLDARRISFAPMATAVSLTGMEYGGITPVGLPADWPILIDEGVVDARHVIIGSGVRASKLYATAEALTSLPNSEVLAITKPGQ; this is encoded by the coding sequence GTGAAGGTCGGAAACCTCACCTTCACACCGGTGACCGAAGCGCTCGACCTCGTCGGCGCCCCGGTCCAGCGTTACCTCGGCGAGCACGACCCCGCGGGCCTGTGGGCGAGCGCCATCGATCCTTCCCTCGCCGACACCGCGCAGTTCTGCAGGCACTACGACATCGGCCTCGACGCGTCGGCCAACTGTGTGGTCGTCGAGGCCCGGCGCGCCGACCGCACGTGGCACGCGGCGTGCCTCGTGCTCGCCACCGCGCGGGCCGACGTCAACGGCATCGTCCGCAAGCGACTCGACGCGCGCCGCATCTCGTTCGCGCCCATGGCCACCGCGGTGTCGTTGACCGGCATGGAATACGGCGGCATAACCCCGGTCGGCCTGCCCGCGGATTGGCCCATCCTCATCGACGAGGGTGTGGTCGACGCGCGGCACGTGATCATCGGCAGCGGGGTACGCGCGTCGAAGCTCTACGCCACCGCCGAGGCGCTGACGTCGCTGCCCAATTCCGAGGTGCTCGCGATCACCAAACCAGGTCAGTGA
- a CDS encoding GNAT family N-acetyltransferase: MTDIDEALEPVLKRELTDISDEVRAVGAPPTPTVADPYDIRVVDPEADAEMVSEWMNRPHLVEAWEYDWPPQRWQRYLRAQVDGEYSRPFIASFRGVPAGYVELYRAAKDSIAPRYVADPHDLGLHAAIADLRLVNKGIGPFLLPRIVASVFELEPNCRRIMFDPDHRNTAARRLCEWAGCAFLGEHDMSNRRMALYALPRTPDDVPEPA, translated from the coding sequence ATGACCGATATTGACGAGGCGCTGGAACCCGTTCTCAAGCGCGAGCTGACTGACATTTCCGACGAGGTGCGGGCAGTCGGGGCACCGCCGACCCCGACGGTGGCAGATCCGTACGACATCCGCGTGGTCGATCCCGAGGCCGACGCCGAGATGGTTTCCGAATGGATGAACCGGCCGCACCTGGTCGAGGCCTGGGAGTACGACTGGCCGCCGCAGCGCTGGCAGCGGTACCTGCGCGCCCAGGTCGACGGCGAATACTCCCGCCCGTTCATCGCGAGCTTTCGTGGCGTCCCGGCGGGATACGTCGAGTTGTACCGGGCGGCAAAGGATTCGATTGCGCCGCGCTACGTCGCCGACCCGCACGACCTCGGACTGCACGCCGCAATCGCCGATCTCCGGCTGGTCAACAAGGGTATCGGTCCGTTCCTGCTGCCACGCATCGTGGCAAGTGTCTTCGAGTTGGAGCCGAACTGCCGCCGCATCATGTTCGATCCGGACCATCGCAACACCGCCGCCCGCCGCCTCTGCGAGTGGGCCGGCTGCGCATTCCTGGGCGAGCACGACATGTCCAACCGGCGGATGGCGTTGTACGCGCTGCCCCGTACTCCCGACGACGTACCCGAGCCGGCCTGA
- the mbtN gene encoding mycobactin biosynthesis acyl-ACP dehydrogenase MbtN, protein MTATPATLTTVEEYRELLERVFDSSVTAWTAEAEETERFPRQLIEHLGRSGVFTEKWGDGQQPDLGKLFELAFALGRTGSAGIGVGVSLHDSAIALLRRFGKSEYLRAICEQAVRGEAVLCIGASEESGGSDLQIVETEVRTARDGFEIKGIKKFVSLSPIADHIMVVARSVDHDPSSRHGNVVVIAVPTSQVEVQTPYRKVGAGPLDTAAVHIDTWVPADALVARAGTGLAAISWGLAHERMSIAGQVAAGAQRVIGITLARMMKRRQFGHTLYEHQALRLRIADLQARVDTLRYSLAGIAAQGKLDLRAAAAIKVTAARLGEEVLSECMHIFGGSGYLVDETPLGKWWRDMKLARVGGGTDEVLWELVAAAMKPDYDGYAEFGQD, encoded by the coding sequence ATGACAGCGACTCCCGCAACGCTCACCACGGTCGAGGAGTACCGCGAGCTGCTCGAGCGCGTGTTCGACTCGTCGGTGACCGCGTGGACAGCCGAAGCCGAAGAGACCGAACGCTTCCCGCGTCAGCTCATCGAACACCTCGGGCGTTCCGGCGTGTTCACCGAGAAGTGGGGCGACGGCCAGCAACCGGACCTGGGCAAGCTGTTCGAGTTGGCCTTCGCCCTGGGCCGCACCGGGTCGGCCGGCATCGGGGTGGGTGTCAGCCTGCACGATTCGGCGATCGCCCTGCTGCGCCGGTTCGGCAAGTCGGAGTACCTGCGCGCCATCTGCGAGCAGGCGGTCCGCGGCGAAGCCGTGCTGTGTATCGGGGCCTCCGAGGAGTCCGGCGGCTCTGACCTGCAGATCGTGGAAACCGAAGTACGAACGGCCCGAGATGGATTCGAGATCAAGGGCATCAAGAAGTTCGTCTCACTGTCCCCGATCGCCGACCACATCATGGTCGTCGCGCGCAGTGTGGACCATGATCCGAGCAGCCGGCACGGCAACGTCGTCGTCATCGCCGTGCCGACCAGCCAGGTCGAGGTGCAGACGCCGTACCGCAAGGTCGGTGCGGGTCCGCTCGACACCGCCGCGGTGCACATCGACACCTGGGTGCCCGCCGATGCGCTGGTGGCGCGCGCGGGCACCGGTTTGGCCGCGATCTCGTGGGGCCTGGCGCACGAGCGGATGTCGATCGCCGGACAGGTGGCCGCCGGCGCCCAGCGTGTCATCGGAATTACGTTGGCGCGCATGATGAAACGGCGCCAGTTCGGCCACACGCTCTACGAACACCAGGCGTTGCGGCTCCGGATCGCCGATCTGCAGGCCCGCGTGGACACGCTGCGCTACAGCCTCGCGGGCATCGCTGCGCAGGGCAAGCTGGACCTGCGTGCAGCGGCCGCGATCAAGGTCACCGCTGCTCGGCTGGGTGAAGAGGTGCTCTCGGAGTGTATGCACATCTTCGGCGGCTCAGGCTATCTGGTGGACGAGACACCGCTGGGAAAATGGTGGCGCGACATGAAGCTGGCCCGCGTCGGCGGCGGCACGGACGAAGTGCTGTGGGAGTTGGTGGCCGCGGCCATGAAGCCGGACTACGACGGCTACGCCGAGTTCGGTCAGGACTGA
- the mbtM gene encoding long-chain-fatty acid--ACP ligase MbtM, whose product MSTLAAALSESLTTTSADLVVFDPETRAWSRHPWAQVYARAENVAERIGEEGSRAVGLVGEPTVEFVAAIVGAVISGAAVSILPGPVRGADSDRWAQSTLDRFAGIGVGTVFSHGSYLDQLRTAQTGLTLLDDVAVARDQRSTTWRVAAQPADIAILQGTAGSTGTPRTAQVSSAAVLANLLGLRDRISVTRKDIGCSWLPLYHDMGLTFLLTTAINGMESWQAPTTAFAASPFSWLNWLSESRATMTAAPNMAYGLIGKYASKLEGLDLAALRFALNGGEPVDCEGTIRFGSELTRFGFDPGALSPSYGLAESSCAVSVPTPGTGVVVDEITVETDAGTGIRRQAVLGEPIPGMQVRLRPSEDNAGISDREVGEIEVRGTSMMSGYLGQDPHNAEDWFPTGDLGYLVDGALVVCGRAKELITVAGRNIFPTEVEQVAARVKGVREGAVVAVGTNEGAPRPGLVIAAEFRGGDESTARSEVVQRVASECGVVPADVVFLAPGSLPRTSSGKLRRLEVKRNLEAVKA is encoded by the coding sequence GTGAGCACGCTCGCCGCAGCGCTGTCGGAGTCGCTGACCACGACCAGCGCCGACCTCGTCGTGTTCGATCCCGAAACCCGGGCCTGGAGCCGACATCCGTGGGCACAGGTGTACGCCCGCGCAGAGAACGTCGCAGAACGGATCGGCGAGGAGGGCTCGCGCGCCGTCGGACTCGTCGGCGAACCGACCGTCGAATTCGTCGCCGCCATCGTCGGAGCTGTCATATCCGGTGCGGCCGTGTCGATCCTGCCCGGGCCGGTACGCGGAGCCGACTCCGACCGGTGGGCACAATCGACACTCGACCGGTTCGCCGGAATCGGCGTGGGCACCGTGTTCAGCCACGGCAGTTACCTCGATCAACTGCGCACCGCACAGACCGGCCTCACCCTCCTCGACGATGTCGCGGTCGCCCGCGACCAACGGTCGACCACGTGGCGCGTCGCCGCGCAGCCGGCCGACATCGCGATCCTGCAGGGCACCGCCGGTTCGACCGGAACGCCGCGCACCGCGCAGGTCTCCTCGGCGGCGGTGCTCGCCAACCTGCTCGGCCTGCGCGATCGGATCAGCGTGACACGCAAGGACATCGGTTGCTCGTGGCTGCCGCTGTACCACGACATGGGCCTGACGTTCCTGCTGACAACGGCGATCAACGGCATGGAGTCGTGGCAGGCTCCGACGACGGCCTTCGCGGCCTCGCCGTTCAGCTGGCTGAACTGGCTGTCGGAGAGCCGGGCCACCATGACCGCGGCACCGAACATGGCCTACGGCCTGATCGGCAAGTACGCGAGCAAGTTGGAGGGGCTCGACCTGGCCGCGCTCCGGTTCGCGCTCAACGGCGGTGAACCCGTCGACTGCGAGGGGACGATCCGGTTCGGTAGCGAATTGACACGCTTCGGTTTCGACCCCGGTGCACTGTCCCCGTCGTACGGATTGGCCGAATCATCCTGTGCCGTGTCGGTTCCGACGCCCGGCACCGGTGTCGTGGTCGACGAGATCACGGTCGAGACCGACGCGGGCACCGGCATCCGACGCCAAGCGGTGCTCGGCGAGCCGATCCCCGGCATGCAGGTGCGGTTGCGGCCCAGCGAGGACAACGCGGGTATCTCCGACCGCGAGGTCGGCGAGATCGAGGTCCGCGGCACGTCGATGATGTCGGGCTACCTGGGTCAAGACCCGCACAATGCCGAGGACTGGTTCCCCACCGGGGATCTCGGCTACCTTGTCGACGGTGCGCTGGTGGTCTGCGGTCGCGCCAAGGAGCTCATCACCGTGGCCGGGCGCAACATCTTCCCGACCGAGGTGGAACAGGTCGCCGCGCGGGTCAAGGGCGTTCGCGAGGGCGCCGTGGTCGCCGTCGGCACCAACGAAGGCGCCCCGCGGCCGGGCCTGGTGATCGCCGCGGAGTTCCGGGGCGGCGACGAGTCGACGGCCCGCAGTGAAGTGGTGCAGCGCGTGGCGTCCGAATGCGGTGTGGTGCCTGCCGATGTGGTGTTCCTGGCGCCGGGCTCGCTACCGAGAACCTCGTCGGGCAAACTGCGCCGGCTGGAGGTCAAACGGAATCTGGAGGCGGTGAAGGCATGA
- a CDS encoding acyl carrier protein, producing the protein MQSSTPEASTPEAVSAALTEILRDDMNVDIRRVTRESRLVDDVGLDSVAFAVGMVAIEDKLGVALSEEDLLSCDTVGDLEAAILAKVPAAQSNQ; encoded by the coding sequence ATGCAGTCGTCTACCCCAGAAGCCTCAACCCCTGAAGCGGTGAGCGCCGCCTTGACCGAAATCCTGCGCGACGACATGAATGTCGACATCCGACGGGTGACGCGCGAGTCCCGATTGGTCGACGATGTGGGCCTCGACTCGGTCGCGTTCGCGGTCGGAATGGTCGCGATCGAAGACAAGCTCGGTGTGGCCCTGTCCGAAGAAGATCTGCTGAGCTGCGACACCGTCGGCGATCTCGAAGCCGCCATCTTGGCCAAAGTGCCTGCGGCACAGAGCAACCAGTGA
- a CDS encoding DUF190 domain-containing protein, whose translation MSTEYLKLTAYFGERQRHEHWFVSDELLRLYGETDVATSVLMRGIASFGPRHELRSDETLSMSEDPPVAVAAVDTAEKIAALAERTVALVPRGLITLERAQLLTRDSAAPMVHETAKVTIYVGRQHRVGGAPAYRAVCAALHRHGFAGATVFLGVDGTAHGERHRARFFSRNADVPIMIVAVGTGEQAQAALHELNRLLERPLITVERAQLCKLGGELLTRPTSLPATDDQGRQLWQKLMIHTSEAALHDGVPIHRAIVRHLLHSGVAAGATVLRGVWGFTGAALPHGDKLFQLGRQVPVTTIVVDTPERIGATFDAVDELTGGSGLVSAELVPAATIVDTGVRRGSMNLARHSY comes from the coding sequence ATGAGCACCGAATACCTCAAGCTGACCGCCTACTTCGGAGAGCGGCAACGCCACGAGCACTGGTTCGTGTCGGATGAGCTGCTCCGTCTCTACGGCGAAACCGATGTCGCCACGAGTGTGTTGATGCGTGGGATCGCCAGCTTCGGCCCGCGCCATGAACTGCGCAGCGACGAGACGCTCAGCATGTCCGAGGATCCGCCGGTGGCGGTCGCCGCGGTGGACACTGCGGAGAAGATCGCGGCCCTGGCTGAGCGGACCGTGGCGCTGGTGCCGCGGGGGCTCATCACGCTCGAACGTGCGCAGTTGCTCACGCGCGATTCGGCCGCGCCGATGGTCCACGAGACGGCCAAGGTGACCATCTACGTGGGCCGCCAACACCGGGTGGGCGGTGCCCCCGCCTATCGCGCGGTGTGCGCGGCGCTGCACCGGCACGGCTTCGCGGGCGCGACAGTGTTCCTCGGTGTCGACGGCACCGCGCACGGCGAACGGCACCGCGCCCGGTTCTTCAGCCGCAATGCCGATGTGCCGATCATGATCGTGGCGGTCGGCACGGGCGAGCAGGCGCAGGCGGCGCTGCACGAACTGAATCGGCTCCTGGAACGGCCCCTCATCACCGTCGAGCGGGCGCAGTTGTGCAAACTCGGCGGCGAACTCCTCACGCGCCCAACCAGCCTGCCCGCCACCGACGATCAAGGCAGGCAACTGTGGCAGAAGCTGATGATCCACACCTCCGAGGCGGCCCTGCACGACGGCGTGCCGATTCACCGGGCCATCGTCCGGCATCTGCTGCACAGCGGCGTGGCCGCAGGCGCGACCGTCCTGCGCGGCGTGTGGGGGTTCACCGGTGCGGCATTGCCGCACGGCGACAAGCTGTTTCAGCTCGGACGCCAGGTACCGGTGACGACGATCGTGGTCGACACCCCCGAACGCATCGGCGCGACGTTCGATGCCGTCGATGAGTTGACGGGTGGAAGTGGCCTGGTCAGCGCGGAATTGGTGCCCGCCGCGACGATTGTCGACACAGGTGTGCGGCGCGGCAGCATGAACCTGGCGCGGCACAGTTACTGA
- the crcB gene encoding fluoride efflux transporter CrcB, whose product MTTALVWTGVALLGGLGAVCRFMLDRAVSRRHSLGFPLGTLVVNLSGALLLGFFGGLVLDPHAALLAGTGFVGSYTTFSTWMLETQRLGEERQVWAAAGNIVISVILGLAAAWLGLQLGSRL is encoded by the coding sequence ATGACGACGGCGCTGGTGTGGACCGGGGTGGCGCTGCTCGGCGGCCTCGGCGCGGTGTGCCGGTTCATGCTCGACCGCGCGGTGTCACGGCGCCACTCCTTGGGGTTCCCGCTCGGCACACTGGTGGTGAACCTGAGCGGCGCGCTGCTGCTGGGCTTCTTCGGAGGCCTGGTGCTGGATCCGCACGCCGCGCTGCTGGCCGGCACGGGCTTCGTCGGCTCCTACACCACGTTTTCCACCTGGATGCTGGAAACCCAGCGGCTCGGTGAAGAACGTCAGGTGTGGGCGGCGGCAGGCAACATCGTCATCAGCGTCATCCTCGGTCTGGCCGCCGCGTGGCTCGGCCTGCAGCTCGGATCCCGGCTATGA
- the crcB gene encoding fluoride efflux transporter CrcB, whose product MLGRNDPRELAAVFVGGALGTLARALLSHYLAVAPGHWPWPTFAVNIVGAFLLGYFTTRLLERLPVSSYRRPLLGTGLCGGLTTFSTMQVETVGMVEHGYWGLAAGYTAASVALGLLAVAVATAMVRRVRVRG is encoded by the coding sequence ATGCTCGGCCGCAATGACCCCCGCGAGTTGGCCGCCGTGTTCGTCGGCGGTGCGCTCGGCACTCTGGCCCGGGCGCTGCTGAGCCACTATCTCGCGGTGGCGCCGGGCCATTGGCCGTGGCCGACGTTCGCGGTCAACATCGTCGGCGCGTTCCTGCTCGGCTACTTCACCACGCGATTGCTGGAACGCCTGCCCGTCTCGAGCTATCGCCGCCCGCTGCTCGGCACCGGGCTCTGCGGCGGGCTCACCACTTTCTCGACCATGCAGGTGGAGACCGTCGGGATGGTCGAGCACGGATATTGGGGTCTGGCCGCGGGATACACCGCCGCCAGTGTCGCGCTCGGCTTGCTGGCGGTCGCGGTGGCAACGGCGATGGTACGTCGCGTACGGGTGCGCGGATGA
- the pgm gene encoding phosphoglucomutase (alpha-D-glucose-1,6-bisphosphate-dependent) yields the protein MAANPRAGQPAQPEDLIDVAQVVTAYYTRQPDPDDVAQQVVFGTSGHRGSSMDAAFNEAHILATTQAIVEYRTAQGTTGPLFIGRDTHALSEPAWVSALEVLAANDVVAMIDSADRYTPTPAVSHAILTFNRGRDTDLADGIVVTPSHNPPRDGGFKYNPPNGGPADTDATGVIAKRANEILRDGLKGVKRIPLARALQTAQRHDYLDAYVADLPNVVDVHAIRAEGIRIGADPLGGASVDYWGAIAERHGLDLTVVNPLVDATWRFMTLDTDGKIRMDCSSPNAMASLIANRESYQIATGNDADSDRHGIVTPDGGLLNPNHYLAVAIDYLYTHRPDWPTSTAVGKTAVSSSIIDRVVAGLDRKLLEVPVGFKWFVDGLIGGTIGFGGEESAGASFLRTDGSTWTTDKDGIILALLASEILAVTGSTPSQRYAELAERYGAPTYARIDAPADREQKARLAKLSPEQVSATELAGEPITAKLTAAPGNGAPLGGLKVTTQNAWFAARPSGTEDVYKIYAESFLGAEHLAEVQQAAKDLVNTVIG from the coding sequence ATGGCTGCCAATCCCCGAGCCGGACAACCGGCACAACCCGAGGATCTCATCGACGTCGCACAGGTGGTGACCGCTTACTACACGCGACAACCCGACCCTGACGATGTCGCGCAGCAGGTGGTGTTCGGTACGTCGGGGCATCGCGGTTCGAGCATGGACGCGGCGTTCAACGAGGCACACATCCTGGCCACCACGCAGGCCATCGTGGAGTACCGCACGGCGCAAGGCACCACCGGGCCGTTGTTCATCGGCCGCGACACCCATGCACTGTCGGAACCGGCCTGGGTATCGGCGCTGGAGGTGCTGGCCGCCAATGATGTTGTGGCGATGATCGATTCCGCCGACCGCTACACCCCGACCCCGGCGGTCAGCCACGCGATCCTGACGTTCAACCGGGGCCGCGATACGGATCTGGCCGACGGCATCGTGGTGACCCCGTCGCACAATCCGCCGCGCGACGGGGGCTTCAAGTACAACCCGCCCAACGGCGGCCCGGCAGACACCGACGCCACCGGGGTGATCGCCAAGCGCGCCAACGAGATCCTGCGCGATGGCCTGAAGGGGGTGAAACGGATCCCGCTGGCGCGGGCCCTGCAGACCGCGCAGCGCCACGACTATCTGGATGCCTACGTGGCCGATCTGCCCAACGTTGTCGATGTGCACGCGATCCGGGCCGAGGGCATCCGGATCGGCGCCGACCCGCTGGGCGGGGCCAGCGTCGACTACTGGGGCGCGATCGCCGAGCGGCACGGGTTGGATCTCACGGTGGTCAATCCGCTCGTCGATGCGACGTGGCGGTTCATGACGCTCGACACCGACGGCAAGATCCGGATGGACTGCAGCTCGCCCAATGCGATGGCCTCGCTGATCGCCAACCGCGAGTCCTATCAGATCGCCACCGGCAACGACGCCGATTCCGACCGGCACGGCATCGTCACCCCCGACGGCGGATTGCTCAACCCGAACCATTATTTGGCGGTGGCCATCGACTACCTCTACACGCACCGGCCCGACTGGCCGACCAGCACCGCGGTCGGTAAGACCGCGGTGAGCAGCTCGATCATCGACCGCGTCGTGGCGGGCCTGGACCGCAAGCTGCTAGAGGTGCCGGTCGGGTTCAAGTGGTTCGTCGACGGGCTGATCGGCGGCACCATCGGGTTCGGCGGCGAAGAGAGCGCGGGGGCGTCGTTCTTGCGCACCGACGGCTCGACGTGGACCACCGATAAGGACGGCATCATCCTGGCGTTGCTGGCCTCGGAGATTCTCGCGGTCACCGGGTCGACGCCGTCGCAGCGCTATGCCGAGCTCGCCGAGCGTTACGGCGCACCGACCTATGCGCGTATCGACGCGCCCGCCGACCGGGAGCAGAAGGCGCGGCTGGCCAAGCTGTCGCCCGAGCAGGTGAGTGCCACCGAACTGGCCGGCGAGCCGATCACCGCCAAGCTGACCGCCGCGCCGGGCAACGGAGCCCCGCTCGGCGGGCTGAAAGTCACCACCCAGAACGCGTGGTTTGCCGCACGCCCGTCGGGCACCGAAGACGTGTACAAGATCTACGCCGAATCCTTCCTCGGAGCCGAGCATCTCGCGGAGGTCCAGCAAGCCGCCAAGGATCTGGTTAATACAGTCATCGGGTGA
- a CDS encoding MFS transporter — protein sequence MSVTEGDCQAKAKLPGEVWVLIAANAVIALGYGVVAPVLPQYARHFGVSISAATFVVTAFALMRLCFAPVSGLLIQRLGERRIYVNGLLIVALSTGACAFAQSYWQLLLFRSLGGIGSTMFFVSALGLMIRISPEDARGRVAGMFSSAFLVGSVGGPVLGSLTAGLGLSAPFVIYGAALLIAAAVVFISLRHSSLAAPAPDDGPKVTVRAALRNRAYRAALLSNFATGWSAFGLRIALVPLFITEVFHRGAGVAGLALATFAIGNVSAVIPSGYLSDRVGRRVLLMVGLTAAGVSTVVVGFTDGLTLFLVAAFIAGFSTGIFTAPQQAAVADIIGSKARGGTAVATFQMMADVGSIGGSLLVGLIAQYLSFSWAFVISGAILLLAALGWTLAPETRPKPSAEHTPARALGPEAGGEVP from the coding sequence GTGAGCGTTACGGAGGGCGACTGTCAGGCCAAGGCGAAACTGCCTGGTGAAGTCTGGGTTCTGATCGCCGCCAATGCGGTGATCGCGCTCGGGTACGGCGTGGTGGCACCGGTGTTGCCGCAGTACGCGCGGCACTTCGGTGTCTCCATCAGCGCCGCCACGTTCGTCGTCACCGCGTTCGCACTGATGCGGTTGTGTTTCGCGCCGGTGAGCGGGTTGTTGATCCAGCGGCTGGGGGAGCGGCGGATCTACGTCAACGGACTGCTCATCGTCGCGCTGTCCACGGGTGCGTGTGCGTTCGCCCAGAGTTATTGGCAGCTGTTGCTGTTCCGGTCGCTCGGCGGAATCGGTTCGACCATGTTCTTCGTCTCCGCGCTCGGCCTGATGATCAGGATCAGCCCCGAGGATGCCCGCGGCCGCGTGGCGGGAATGTTCTCGTCGGCGTTCCTGGTCGGCTCGGTCGGCGGCCCGGTGCTCGGCAGCCTGACGGCGGGCCTTGGCCTGAGCGCACCGTTCGTCATCTACGGCGCCGCTCTGCTCATCGCGGCCGCCGTTGTCTTCATCAGCCTGCGGCACTCGTCGCTGGCCGCCCCGGCGCCGGACGACGGACCGAAGGTGACGGTCCGCGCCGCGCTGCGCAACCGCGCATACCGTGCCGCGCTGTTGTCGAACTTCGCCACCGGGTGGTCGGCCTTCGGGTTGCGAATTGCCTTGGTGCCGTTGTTCATCACCGAGGTGTTCCACCGCGGTGCCGGGGTCGCCGGGCTGGCCCTGGCCACGTTCGCGATCGGCAATGTGTCAGCGGTGATCCCCAGCGGCTATCTTTCCGACCGGGTGGGTCGCCGGGTGCTGTTGATGGTCGGGCTCACCGCCGCCGGTGTCTCGACCGTGGTGGTGGGGTTCACCGACGGGCTGACGCTGTTCTTGGTCGCCGCGTTCATCGCCGGTTTCTCGACGGGCATCTTCACCGCACCGCAGCAGGCCGCGGTGGCCGACATCATCGGCAGCAAGGCTCGCGGCGGTACCGCGGTCGCGACGTTTCAGATGATGGCCGACGTCGGATCGATCGGCGGTTCGCTGCTGGTGGGCTTGATCGCGCAGTACTTGTCGTTCTCGTGGGCGTTCGTGATCAGCGGCGCGATCCTGCTGCTCGCGGCGCTCGGCTGGACCCTTGCGCCCGAGACCCGCCCGAAGCCTTCCGCCGAGCACACCCCCGCCCGCGCGCTCGGCCCGGAGGCCGGCGGCGAGGTACCTTGA
- a CDS encoding pyridoxal phosphate-dependent aminotransferase, with the protein MQQLAHRLERLGTETAFSVAQAAAAWKAKGHRVYPFHLGDINIPTAPHIVEAMNRAIADGYTGYCPGPGIPQLREALADDLGTARGIELSPDNVVVMTGGKPVITKFLQTVMDPGQEVLYPNPGFPIYESQIEYLGGTAVPYRYLPTSEGFAIDLDQLRASITPNTVAIIYNDLQNPISAESTPAEREAIAQLAQEHDLWVLSDEAYFETRYEGVSSSIASLPGMLERTVILYTFSKKFAMTGSRLGCAVAPAEIAKVLSTLNTNDESCTTHYVQWAGIEALRGTQEPVHQMLKILRERRDAACDLVNAIPGMNVAVPHSTFYLFPDVTEAMDRMGYTSVGDFAAVALHQTGVSFCTREHFGRRQPGEERQYIRLAYSGIEVDDINEGLGRLNEWISAK; encoded by the coding sequence ATGCAGCAGCTCGCACACCGGCTCGAGCGTCTGGGCACAGAGACCGCTTTCAGCGTCGCGCAGGCCGCGGCTGCGTGGAAGGCGAAGGGGCACCGCGTATATCCCTTCCATCTGGGCGATATCAACATCCCCACGGCACCGCACATCGTGGAGGCGATGAACCGGGCGATCGCCGACGGGTACACGGGGTACTGCCCGGGCCCGGGCATCCCGCAATTGCGTGAGGCGCTCGCCGACGACCTGGGTACGGCCCGCGGCATCGAGCTTTCGCCCGACAACGTCGTCGTGATGACCGGCGGCAAGCCCGTCATCACCAAGTTCCTGCAGACCGTCATGGACCCCGGCCAGGAGGTGCTCTACCCGAACCCCGGCTTCCCGATCTACGAATCACAGATCGAGTACCTCGGCGGCACGGCCGTGCCCTACCGGTATCTGCCCACGAGCGAGGGCTTCGCGATCGACCTCGATCAGTTGCGCGCCTCGATCACGCCGAACACGGTCGCGATCATCTACAACGACCTGCAGAACCCCATTTCGGCCGAGTCGACTCCGGCTGAACGCGAAGCCATCGCGCAGCTCGCGCAGGAGCACGACCTCTGGGTGCTCTCCGACGAGGCCTACTTCGAGACGCGCTATGAGGGCGTCTCCAGTTCGATCGCGTCGCTTCCCGGCATGCTTGAGCGCACCGTCATCCTGTACACGTTCAGCAAGAAGTTCGCGATGACGGGCTCACGGCTCGGCTGCGCGGTCGCCCCGGCTGAGATCGCGAAGGTGCTCAGCACGCTCAACACCAACGACGAATCGTGCACCACGCACTACGTGCAATGGGCCGGCATCGAGGCCCTGCGCGGCACCCAGGAGCCCGTGCACCAGATGCTCAAGATCCTGCGCGAACGGCGCGATGCCGCATGCGATTTGGTGAACGCCATCCCCGGGATGAATGTTGCCGTGCCGCACTCGACCTTCTACTTGTTCCCCGACGTCACCGAGGCGATGGACCGCATGGGCTACACCTCGGTCGGCGACTTCGCCGCCGTGGCGCTGCACCAGACGGGCGTTTCGTTCTGTACCCGTGAGCATTTTGGCCGCCGCCAGCCGGGCGAGGAGCGCCAGTACATCCGGCTCGCCTACTCGGGCATCGAGGTCGATGACATCAACGAGGGCCTCGGCCGGCTGAACGAGTGGATCAGCGCCAAATGA